One genomic segment of Physeter macrocephalus isolate SW-GA unplaced genomic scaffold, ASM283717v5 random_1269, whole genome shotgun sequence includes these proteins:
- the LOC102993685 gene encoding mediator of RNA polymerase II transcription subunit 16, with protein MVSPVLRVFSRVVLTTVLGRTDEDTEGQRGPCHTALEWLRQDLNSSSRSRGFCHVVPPCSQGCDSQKGVLGSQRQTPEGQARAGGRGCPELTPPPPPQSGASSFGEKFSRVKFSPSLTLFGGKPMEGWIAVTVSGLVTVSLLKPSGQVLTSTESLCRLRGRVALADIAFTGGGNIVVATADGSSASPVQFYKVCVSVVNEKCRIDTEILPSLFMRCTTDLNRRDRLPAITHLKFLARDMSEQVCPPGHPVVLLCASSQTSSVVECWSLRKEGLPVNNIFQQLSPAVGDKQPTILKWRILSATNDLDRVSAVALPKLPISLTNTDLKVASDTQFYPGLGLALAFHDGSVHIVHRLSLQTMAIFYSSAAPRSVDEPAIKRPRATGPAVHFKAMQLSWTSLALVGIDNHGRLSMLRISPSMGHSLDAGLALRHLLFLLEYCMVTGYDWWDILLHVQPSMVQSLVEKLHEEYTRQKAELQQVLSTRILAMKASLCKLSPCAVTRVCEYHAKLFLIAASSTLKSLLRPHVLNTPDKSPGDRLTEICAKITDVDIDKVMINLKTEEFVLDMNTLQALQQLLQWVGDFVLYLLASLPNQGSPLRPGHSFLRDGTSLGMLRELMVVIRIWGLLKPSCLPVYTATSDTQDSMSLLFRLLTKLWICCRDEGPTSEPDEALVDECCLLPSQLLIPSLDWLPVSDGLVSRLQPKQPLRLHFGKPPALPGSATSLQLDGLIRAPGQPKMDHLRRLHLGAYPTEACKACTRCGCVTMLKSPNKTTAVKQWEQRWIKNCLCGGLWWRMPLSYP; from the exons ATGGTGAGTCCTGTCCTGCGCGTGTTTAGCCGTGTCGTTCTCACCACGGTCCTCGGAcgtacagatgaggatactgagggtcagagaggcccATGTCACACGGCGCTTGAGTGGCTGAGGCAGGATCTGAACTCAAGTTCACGCTCTCGTGGCTTCTGCCACGTGGTTCCTCCATGTTCCCAAGGGTGCGACTCCCAGAAGGGCGTCCTGGGGTCACAAAGGCAGACCCCTGAAGGCCAAGCGCGTGCCGGGGGCCGGGGCTGCCCCGAgctgacccctccccctcccccacagtcGGGCGCCTCCAGCTTTGGCGAGAAGTTCTCCCGAGTCAAGTTCTCGCCGTCGCTCACGCTGTTTGGGGGCAAGCCCATGGAGGGCTGGATCGCGGTGACGGTCAGCGGCCTGGTCACCGTGTCCCTGCTCAAGCCCAGCGGGCAAGTGCTGACCTCGACGGAGAGCCTGTGCCGGCTGCGTGGCCGCGTGGCCCTGGCCGACATTGCCTTCACGGGTGGCGGCAACATCGTGGTGGCCACGGCAGACGGCAGCAGCGCATCCCCAGTGCAGTTCTACAAGGTGTGCGTGAGCGTCGTCAACGAGAAGTGCCGCATCGACACCGAGATCCTGCCCTCGCTCTTCATGCGCTGCACCACCGACCTCAACCGCCGGGACCGGCTCCCCGCCATCACCCACCTCAAGTTCCTGGCCCGAGACATGTCAGAGCAGGTGTGCCCGCCCGGCCACCCCGTG GTGCTGCTGTGTGCGTCCAGCCAGACCAGCAGCGTGGTGGAGTGCTGGTCTCTGCGCAAGGAGGGGCTCCCCGTGAACAACATCTTCCAGCAGCTCTCACCCGCCG TTGGTGACAAACAGCCCACGATTCTCAAATGGCGGATCCTGTCGGCCACCAATGACCTGGACCGCGTGTCCGCCGTGGCGCTGCCCAAGCTCCCCATCTCGCTCACCAACACTGACCTGAAGGTGGCCAGCGACACCCAGTTCTACCCCGGCCTCG GGCTGGCCCTGGCCTTCCATGACGGCAGCGTCCACATCGTGCACCGGCTCTCGCTGCAGACCATGGCCATCTTCTATAGCTCCGCAGCCCCCCGCTCCGTGGACGAGCCGGCTATCAAGCGCCCTCGGGCCACGGGCCCCGCCGTCCACTTCAAGGCCATGCAGctctcctggacttccctggcccTCGTGGGCATCGACAACCACGGCAGG CTGAGCATGTTGCGCATCTCGCCCTCCATGGGCCACTCGCTGGACGCGGGGCTGGCCCTGCGGCACCTGCTCTTCCTGCTGGAGTACTGCATGGTGACCGGCTACGACTGGTGGGACATCCTGCTGCACGTGCAGCCCAGCATGGTGCAGAGCCTGGTGGAGAAGCTGCATGAGGAGTATACGCGCCAGAAGGCCGAGCTGCAGCAG GTCCTCTCTACCCGGATCTTGGCCATGAAGGCCTCGCTCTGCAAGCTGTCGCCCTGCGCAGTGACCCGCGTGTGCGAGTACCACGCCAAGCTCTTCCTCATCGCCGCCAGTTCCACGCTCAAGTCGCTGCTGCGCCCGCACGTGCTCAACACGCCCGACAAGAGTCCCGGCGACCGGCTGACGGAGATCTGCGCCAAGATCACGGACGTCG ACATTGACAAGGTCATGATCAACCTCAAGACGGAGGAGTTCGTCCTGGACATGAACACGCTTCAGGCGCTGCAGCAGCTCCTGCAGTGGGTGGGCGACTTCGTGCTCTACCTGCTGGCTAGTCTGCCCAACCAG GGCTCCCCGCTGCGGCCGGGCCACAGCTTCCTGCGGGACGGCACGTCGCTGGGCATGCTGCGGGAGCTGATGGTCGTCATCCGCATCTGGGGCCTGCTGAAGCCCAGCTGCCTGCCTGTGTACACGGCCACCTCTGACACCCAGGACAGCATGTCCCTGCTCTTCCGCCTGCTCACCAAGCTCTGGATCTGCT GCCGCGATGAGGGCCCCACGAGCGAGCCGGATGAGGCGCTCGTTGACGAGTGCTGCCTGCTGCCCAGCCAGCTGCTCATCCCCAGCCTGGACTGGCTGCCTGTCAGCGATGGCCTCGTCAGCCGCCTGCAGCCCAAGCAGCCCCTGCGTCTGCACTTCGGCAAGCCTCCCGCTCTGCCCGGCAGTGCCACCAGCTTGCAGCTGGACGGCCTCATCAG GGCGCCAGGCCAGCCCAAGATGGACCACCTGCGGAGGCTGCACCTGGGCGCCTACCCCACGGAGGCCTGCAAGGCCTGCACCAG GTGCGGCTGTGTCACCATGCTCAAGTCACCCAACAAGACCACGGCCGTCAAACAGTGGGAGCAGCGCTGGATCAAGAACTGCCTGTGTGGAGGGCTCTGGTGGCGGATGCCCCTCAGCTACCCCTGA